The genomic interval CCAAAACGGCACACAGAACGCCAAGGGCACAATTCAACGAGTTCATCTTTTTTAACCCAAGTGCATGGCGTGTTGGAGGAGGTATTGCCATGGACTCCGAAATGAATACCGCAACAGCGGCTGTGGCCCCCCTTTCGTCACAGGCTCAGCCCGTTTCATCCATCATTTCCTCACAGAAGCCGCTGGACTGTGGTCACGGTCATCGAAAACACCGCCTCATTGGATGCGGGAATCTTCTGTGAGAAAGGCACTTCGGTGACGACCATGGTAACCATTTCATTGGGTCCCGGTGTCATCACAGTGAACTTGATGAAGACCTGTTCCGGATACGACTCGGCAATCTGGATATCCGGTTCCAGCAAGGCGTGCCCCCCCGTGGGAAACACAAATTTGCCCTCCAGCCGCCATTCGGGGTCAGTCAGATTATCCTTGGTGAGGGTGCCCTGCAGACCCATGGGCCCCTCGAAATGATACCCATAGCGTCCGGAAAGGGGGGTGAGCGTCACCGTGTCCTTGTGGCAGGCGCAGCCCGCCATACCCGTCAAAACCACTGCAACAACTGGAAGCATGATTCTGCGCATGGTTCTGTCCCCATATTTCTGACAGATGTACCGCCAAACACCCGTTTTGTGACAGAGGCGTCATCCCTTTTCCGCAAGAAAGAGGTAGCCCTTTGCCCCGTCCAACAGCAGTTTTGGCGTAAGTCCGGCTGTTTTGGCAAGGGCGATCATCACCTCGTCTTCAGGCAGTTCATGCCCGCCGACCACGCCGCCCGCCCTGCGATGCAGTTCATTGATTCCCTTGCGGGACTCGCCGTGGCAAATTACCAGGGTGCCGCCAGACTCAAGCACCCTGCCCATCTCCCGCATGGCCAGCGTTTGGTCGTTGAAATGCGGAAAGCAACTGTTGCACAGCACCCAGTCAAAGGCCCCAACCGTAAAGGGCAGTTCCTGCCCATCGGCCACCAGCACCGCGCGCCGCGCGTCGTCACCGTGGTTTTCCCGCGCCTTCCGCAGCATCGCCGGAGACAGGTCCACGGCGGTATAACGCGCCGAAGAGGTGAGGCGTTCGCCCAGCATCGGCCAGAGCACCCCGGAGCCCGCGCCCATATCAAGCACGCTTTGCGCCGTGCCCAGCGCCAGGGGGGCCAGCAGGGCTGTGATATTCCTCCCATGCCCCGGCCCCACCATGGCGTCCCATTGCGGCGCCAAGTCGTCGAAGAATTGCCGGATTTTTTGGTTTAGGCTACGGTGCGCGGCAGGGTCCATGCCTTGGCCTTTCTCTTGGGCGAAAAAACGGCGGCCGCGGCGAAGACCGCCGTGGACACCAGCACAATGGCCGCGCCCGCAGGCAGATTCCACATCCACGAAAGGGCGAGGCCGGTCCAGCAGGATAGCACGCCGAAGAGGGCCGCAAGCAAGATCATCCGGGAGAAACGCCAGGTCAACTGGTGCGCCGCCGCGGCGGGGTTGATGACCAGAGCGTAAACCAGCAGGCCGCCGACACTCGGCAGGGACACGGCAATCACCGCGCCCGCCGCCAGCAGAAGCCCGTGGGATACCCACGCGGCGGGAATGCCCGCAGCCTGCGCCACGGTCCGGTGGCAGGTGACCGCATGGATTTCCTTGAAAAACAAGCCTGTCAGCAGCAGGATGCCGCCGGTCACCAGCGCCAGAAACACCACGTCCCGGACGGTCAATGTCAGGATGCTGCCCCAAAACAGGCCCAACGCCTCCGCCTTCGATCCGGGCATCATGCCCAGAAACAGGAAGGCCAGGCCGACCATCAGCGAGAACAAAATGCCGATGGAGGTGTCGGGGCTCAGTTCCACCCGGTCCGCGAGGGGACCCACCACGGCGGCCGTTCCCAGGCTGAACACCAGCGCCCCGGCCATGGGGGGAACACCGAGAAAGAGCCCCAGCAGCGCCCCGGCAAAGGCGGCATGCGCGATGCCCACCCCCAGAAAGGAGAGGTGCATCGTCACCACGAAAACCCCCGCCACGGCGCAGCCCACCCCCGCGAAAAGACCCGCCAGCACGGCATGCTGGAGATAGGCATGCCCGAAGAGCGCCCAGTCACTCATGACCCGCCCCCCTCCGCGGCCGGCGCCGTTCCCGGAACACGGGGAGACTCATGCCCTTCATACAATTCATTCAGCACCCCGGGCCGGAGCATCGCCTCCCGCGCGCCGCACCGCCACACCCGCCCCCCGCGCATCAGCGCCAGACGGTTGCAGACTCCGGGCAGGGCGGCCAGGTCATGGGTCACACACACCACCGTCGCGCCTGTGCGTGCGGGCAGTTCCTCTATGAACGCGAGAATCTCGCCCCGCGCGCCGGGATCCACCGAGGCCGTGGGCTCGTCAAAAAGGAAAATCTCGGGCTCCTGCGCGAGGACGCGCGCAATGGCCGCGCGCTGGCACTCCCCCCCTGAAAGATGGCCCAGGGGCCGCCGGGCCAGATGCGCGATGCCGGCCGCCTCCAGCGCGCCCCGCACCGCGCGCCGGTCCGCCGGGCCCATGCGCCGCAGAAAGCCCAGCCGCCCATAACGGCCCGTGGCGACACTTTCCTCCACAAGAATCGGCAGGCGCGGGTCCAGGCGCTGCACCTGCGCCACATGCCCGACGCGCCGGCGCAGCAGATGTCCGCGCCGCCAGTGAAAGGGATTTTCCTCCAGCACGCGGACCGTCCCGGAATGCAGCCGCCCCAAACCATTAACGAGCGTCAGCAGGGTGGTCTTTCCCGCGCCGTTTGGGCCTATGATTCCCACCGCCTCCCCGCGCGCCACCTCCAGCGACGCGCCCCGCAGCGCCGTCCCCTCGCGGTGCGCCACCACCGCGTCCGCGATATGGATGACCGCGCCGCTCATGGCCCGATCTTCAGGCCGGTCGCCTCCATGAGCAGGCGCACGTTCTCGTCAAGCAGGGCCTCCCAGGTGGACAACGCCGGGTCGGAGCCCGGAAAGTTGGAAATCGTAACCATCGGGACCTTCAACTCCGCCGCCAGAGTCTCCCCCGCGCGCGGGTCGCCGCTTTGCAGGTTGTTCACCACCAGCCGCGTCCCAGCGGAGCGCGCCGCGCCAATGAGCCGGCTCATCGCCTCCGCGCCCAAGTCCTCGGCGCGCCCGAAGTTTACCGTAATCCCGAAACCCGCCCAGGCCAGAAACGGCGCCTGCATCTCGCTCACCGCCACAGGGATTCCTGTCGCGCCCGCACTTTCCAGCAGCCTCTTGACCGCCGCCCCATGCGTCAGCACCGCCGCCGCGCGCGCCTCCGCCGCCGCATGATACTGCGCGGCCTTTTCCGGATGGAGCCTGGAAAGCACTTCGCAGACCGCGCGAAGCGCG from Candidatus Hydrogenedentota bacterium carries:
- a CDS encoding class I SAM-dependent methyltransferase, yielding MDPAAHRSLNQKIRQFFDDLAPQWDAMVGPGHGRNITALLAPLALGTAQSVLDMGAGSGVLWPMLGERLTSSARYTAVDLSPAMLRKARENHGDDARRAVLVADGQELPFTVGAFDWVLCNSCFPHFNDQTLAMREMGRVLESGGTLVICHGESRKGINELHRRAGGVVGGHELPEDEVMIALAKTAGLTPKLLLDGAKGYLFLAEKG
- a CDS encoding metal ABC transporter permease — its product is MSDWALFGHAYLQHAVLAGLFAGVGCAVAGVFVVTMHLSFLGVGIAHAAFAGALLGLFLGVPPMAGALVFSLGTAAVVGPLADRVELSPDTSIGILFSLMVGLAFLFLGMMPGSKAEALGLFWGSILTLTVRDVVFLALVTGGILLLTGLFFKEIHAVTCHRTVAQAAGIPAAWVSHGLLLAAGAVIAVSLPSVGGLLVYALVINPAAAAHQLTWRFSRMILLAALFGVLSCWTGLALSWMWNLPAGAAIVLVSTAVFAAAAVFSPKRKAKAWTLPRTVA
- a CDS encoding metal ABC transporter ATP-binding protein, which translates into the protein MSGAVIHIADAVVAHREGTALRGASLEVARGEAVGIIGPNGAGKTTLLTLVNGLGRLHSGTVRVLEENPFHWRRGHLLRRRVGHVAQVQRLDPRLPILVEESVATGRYGRLGFLRRMGPADRRAVRGALEAAGIAHLARRPLGHLSGGECQRAAIARVLAQEPEIFLFDEPTASVDPGARGEILAFIEELPARTGATVVCVTHDLAALPGVCNRLALMRGGRVWRCGAREAMLRPGVLNELYEGHESPRVPGTAPAAEGGGS
- a CDS encoding zinc ABC transporter substrate-binding protein, yielding MANVIADVTGAPAVPYALVPPALCPSHFDVKPEDVGRLTDPEAVLVHPWQMVMGNISRALDAAQTPKERVHVVDVPGNWMVPETQAAALRAVCEVLSRLHPEKAAQYHAAAEARAAAVLTHGAAVKRLLESAGATGIPVAVSEMQAPFLAWAGFGITVNFGRAEDLGAEAMSRLIGAARSAGTRLVVNNLQSGDPRAGETLAAELKVPMVTISNFPGSDPALSTWEALLDENVRLLMEATGLKIGP